GCAGTCCATCCCGGAGGAGCTCTACGAGGCCGCCGACGTCGACGGGGCCACGAAGTGGCAGCGGTTCCGCCGGGTCGTCCTGCCCCTGCTGATCCCCTTCATCACGATCGCCGTCATCCTGCGGGCGATCGACGCCTTCAGGATCTATGAGCTGGCCCTGGTGCTGTCCGGGCGGGTGGAGCCCGTCCTTGGCACCTACATCGGCACGGTGTACCTGCCGCCCACCAGCGACCAGTACACCGCGGCGGCGGCATCCATCGTCCTGTTCGCGATGATCATGGTGTTCATCGTCCTGTACCTGCGGTTCGTGGCCGCTCGTGGGGAGATCCGGTCATGAGCACCGGCTCCCTCACCCGGCCCCGGATCAGCAGGCGGGACCCCCTGGACCGCCCCCTGAAGGTGGTGTTCCCGCTGTGGGTGATCGGCTCAGTCCTGCTGGTGGCGTTCCCGCTGTACCTGGTGTTCCTGGTGTCGTTTGCACCCGGGTCGGCCCTGTTCGGCGACACCCCCAAGCTGTTCTTCACCGACTTCACCCTCAGGTGGTGGGAGCGCGTCATCGAGGGTGGCGACCTGGTTCCGCCGCTCGTCAAGAGCCTCACGGTGGCCAGCATCACCACGCTGCTGGCGATCGTCATCGCCGCGCCCGCCGCCTACGTGATCGCCCGCCTGCGGCCCAGCCTGCGGTACACGATCGTGATCGGGCTGCTGGTGACACGGATGTTCCCGGAGTTCGCCATCGGCATCTCGGTGGCGACGCGGTTCGCCGGATGGGGCCTGGTCGACACCTACCTCGGTCTGATCCTGGCGCACCTGATCGGGACGCTGCCGTTCATCGCCTGGATCCTTGTGGGCACCTTCGAGACCGTGCCGATCGAGCTCGAGGAGGCAGCGCAGCTCGACGGCGCGTCGCGGATGGCCACCCTGCTGCGGGTGGTGTTCCCGATCGCGGCGGGGGGGATCGCGGTCGCCTCCCTGTTCGTGTGGCTGTACTCCTGGAACGAGTTCCTGTACGCCCGCCTGCTGATCACCAACCAGAACACCCTGCCGCTGCAGGTCTTCCAGGCGATCGACCGGGGCAGCACCCAGACCATGGCGACCGTGGCGGCCGTGCTCACCCTACCGATCCTGCTGGTCGTGTACTTCCTGCAGCGGCATCTCCGCCCCGGCGCGTTGACCGGGGCCGTCAAAGGATGAGGCATTCCTCTCGTGTGTTGGTTCGAGATGGAGGTGGACCGATGAAGCGACGTCACCTGCTGTGGCTCGCGCTGCTCGCGACCCTGGCCCTGGTGGCTACGGCCTGCGGCGGCGGCGAGGAGGAGGGCGGTCAGCCCGCGGCGGGCAAGACCCTGTCCGGCACCACCATCACGTTCAGCACCGTGCTGGCCGAGGCGGAGCTGCCCGCCGTCCGGGAGGTCCTGGGCAAGTTCGAGGCCCAGACCGGCGCCAAGGTCAATTTCACCCAGGTCACCTCCGCGGACCTGCCGCAGAAGCTCCAGGTCGAGGTGCAGTCCGGCCAGCACACCATCGACCTGTTCGCGCAGGACAACCTGGCGCTCCGGATCCTGGTGGACCGGAAGCTGGTGGAGGACCTCTCCGCCGTGCAGATCCCCGCCGGCGTCAAGCAGGAACTGCTCCCGGAGAAGTTCGACGGCAAGCAGTACTTCCTTCCCTACCGGCCCAACGTCCGGGTGGCCTACACCAACAACGGCAAGTTCCAGCAGGCCGGCGTCCAGCCGCCCACCACCGTGGACCAGCTCACCTCGGTGGCGCAGAAGCTCAAGCAGGCGGCCGGCGGGACGCCCAAGGTGACGCTGTCGCTGGCGCAGGGCGACCCCGCGGCGGTCACCATCTCGGAATGGATCGTCTCCTACGGCGGGAACCCGTTGATCCTGAACGATCAAGGGTCGGTGCGGGCCTTCACGACCCTGCAGCGGCTCTGGCAGCAGCAGCTGCTGGCCAAGGAGAGCCTGCAGGCGAAGTTCGACACCGAGGTGAACTACCTCCAGGGCCAGACGTCCTGGCTGGCGCAGAACTGGCCGTTCACCTCCAGCTCGCTCAACGACCAGGGACTCCTGGAGGAGTTCAGCGTCTACGAGGGATGGGCCGGGCCCGCGCGTGCCGCGCACGTGATCGGCGGGGAGGTCCTGGGGATCCCCAAGGGGGTGAGCGGGAAGCAGAAGGAGGCGGCCATCCAGTTCGCCAACTTCCTGATGTCC
The sequence above is a segment of the Actinomycetes bacterium genome. Coding sequences within it:
- a CDS encoding carbohydrate ABC transporter permease, with protein sequence MSTGSLTRPRISRRDPLDRPLKVVFPLWVIGSVLLVAFPLYLVFLVSFAPGSALFGDTPKLFFTDFTLRWWERVIEGGDLVPPLVKSLTVASITTLLAIVIAAPAAYVIARLRPSLRYTIVIGLLVTRMFPEFAIGISVATRFAGWGLVDTYLGLILAHLIGTLPFIAWILVGTFETVPIELEEAAQLDGASRMATLLRVVFPIAAGGIAVASLFVWLYSWNEFLYARLLITNQNTLPLQVFQAIDRGSTQTMATVAAVLTLPILLVVYFLQRHLRPGALTGAVKG
- a CDS encoding extracellular solute-binding protein translates to MKRRHLLWLALLATLALVATACGGGEEEGGQPAAGKTLSGTTITFSTVLAEAELPAVREVLGKFEAQTGAKVNFTQVTSADLPQKLQVEVQSGQHTIDLFAQDNLALRILVDRKLVEDLSAVQIPAGVKQELLPEKFDGKQYFLPYRPNVRVAYTNNGKFQQAGVQPPTTVDQLTSVAQKLKQAAGGTPKVTLSLAQGDPAAVTISEWIVSYGGNPLILNDQGSVRAFTTLQRLWQQQLLAKESLQAKFDTEVNYLQGQTSWLAQNWPFTSSSLNDQGLLEEFSVYEGWAGPARAAHVIGGEVLGIPKGVSGKQKEAAIQFANFLMSKEAQEVFVAKNGWPSVRDDAAAQVPAELKTTFEAIQKALTDGWYRPNVAYWSDASDAMNAAIQRIMVKGEPVQPTLDRLHKDIEAAAKKKGAQYPPTA